A region of Streptomyces sp. NBC_01750 DNA encodes the following proteins:
- a CDS encoding ABC transporter permease produces the protein MSTTSTTSTTAVARVPEARAASGNVRAYLLYVAGKLGGAAISLLAVLVTSFFLFRIIPGDPVKAMTHGMPTSAEQLATLRRQFGLDQPLWQQFTDYCAKALTGDLGTSYQFHAPVGELITQKVPATLLLTGAAVVIYSSIGLWLGTRSAWRHGSLGDKFNTGVALTLWSVPAFWLGLLLIITFSVGVGPVPGMFPTGGMESGDETRFAYVADVAHHMVLPVITLVAVGYAQTLLVMRSSLLDEMGSDYLTTARAKGLRDDAVRRRHAVPNALLPTVTMVFINLGHVAAGSILVETVFSWPGLGGLFYQALSVPDLPLVQGLFVVFAGAMILMNLLADLLYPLLDPRVGR, from the coding sequence ATGAGCACCACGAGCACAACCAGCACCACCGCTGTGGCGCGGGTCCCCGAGGCCCGCGCCGCGAGCGGCAATGTACGCGCCTATCTCCTCTATGTGGCGGGCAAGCTGGGCGGCGCGGCGATCTCACTGCTCGCCGTGCTGGTCACCAGCTTCTTCCTCTTCCGGATCATCCCGGGCGACCCGGTGAAGGCCATGACCCATGGCATGCCGACGTCGGCCGAGCAACTGGCAACACTGCGCCGCCAGTTCGGTCTCGACCAGCCGCTGTGGCAGCAGTTCACCGACTACTGCGCCAAGGCGCTGACGGGCGATCTCGGTACGTCGTACCAGTTCCACGCGCCCGTCGGCGAGCTGATCACACAGAAGGTGCCGGCGACTCTCCTGCTCACCGGTGCCGCCGTGGTGATCTACTCCTCGATCGGGCTCTGGCTCGGCACCCGCTCCGCGTGGCGCCACGGCAGTCTCGGTGACAAGTTCAACACCGGTGTCGCGCTGACCCTGTGGTCCGTGCCGGCGTTCTGGCTCGGCCTGCTGCTGATCATCACCTTCTCGGTGGGCGTCGGTCCTGTCCCAGGCATGTTCCCCACCGGCGGCATGGAATCCGGCGACGAGACCCGCTTCGCCTACGTCGCCGATGTCGCGCACCACATGGTGCTGCCGGTCATCACCCTGGTCGCCGTCGGATACGCCCAGACGCTGCTGGTGATGCGGTCCTCGCTGCTGGACGAGATGGGCAGCGACTATCTGACCACAGCCCGGGCGAAGGGGCTGCGGGACGATGCCGTACGCCGCCGCCATGCCGTGCCGAACGCGCTGCTGCCCACCGTCACCATGGTCTTCATCAACCTGGGCCATGTGGCGGCCGGTTCGATCCTCGTCGAGACGGTCTTCTCCTGGCCGGGCCTCGGCGGGCTCTTCTACCAGGCGCTGAGCGTGCCCGATCTGCCGCTCGTCCAGGGCCTCTTCGTGGTCTTCGCGGGCGCGATGATCCTGATGAACCTGCTCGCCGACCTGCTCTATCCACTGCTCGATCCCCGGGTGGGCCGATGA